From the Cryptomeria japonica chromosome 2, Sugi_1.0, whole genome shotgun sequence genome, one window contains:
- the LOC131051062 gene encoding peptidyl-prolyl cis-trans isomerase CYP26-2, chloroplastic isoform X1, translating to MIRQLPLPRATTTTISHDTITSILALSQPVNSALQCPKASRTWRCSARIPTAPKCCNARAHCTRRLLLQGPGLLLLSTAFCGSKKPAFAEEEEQTVTLTSQRLETVTCDELEVTKKVYLDVAIDGEAAGRIVIGLFGNDSPIGASRFAELAAGKRGVGYRKKEFVKITPSYIQNAGIRSYGVDAEIAKRSLLADELVEESVGLEKRCKGFKTFEGAVSLIVRDPSKPPSQIKLVAKGGKIEVQEEEVKPDPNGTEFVIATKSVPQLEVSTLLVGKVVDGMDVVAKMANVKAVQENTGSPYFQVAKLIGDKRAIVAERGFNRPYSKIVITKCGELT from the exons ATGATAAGGCAGCTTCCCCTCCCGagggcaacaacaacaacaataagccATGATACAATCACTTCAATTCTTGCCCTATCGCAACCAGTAAATAGTGCATTACAATGCCCTAAAGCTTCGCGTACCTGGAGGTGCAGCGCTCGAATCCCGACCGCTCCAAAATGCTGCAATGCCCGCGCTCACTGCACCAGAAGATTGCTTCTTCAAGGGCCCGGCCTGCTGCTGCTATCCACGGCATTCTGTGGCTCAAAAAAGCCGGCCTTTGCAGAGGAAGAAGAGCAAACCGTAACCCTCACCAGTCAGAGACTCGAAACCGTGACCTGCGACGAGCTGGAGGTTACGAAGAAGGTGTATTTGGACGTAGCAATTGACGGCGAAGCGGCCGGTCGCATCGTCATAGGACTGTTCGGCAACGATTCCCCCATTGGCGCCTCGCGATTTGCAGAGCTGGCCGCTGGAAAGCGTGGCGTAGGGTACAGGAAAAAGGAATTTGTAAAAATAACCCCCTCGTATATACAGAATGCTGGCATACGGTCATATGGCGTGGATGCCGAGATCGCTAAGCGTAGCCTTTTGGCTGATGAGTTAGTGGAGGAAAGTGTGGGGTTGGAAAAGAGGTGCAAGGGGTTCAAGACTTTTGAGGGGGCAGTGAGTCTTATTGTTAGGGACCCTTCTAAACCACCCTCACAAATAAAGTTGGTGGCCAAGGGGGGCAAGATTGAGGTGCAAGAGGAAGAGGTGAAGCCAGATCCTAATGGAACTGAGTTTGTGATTGCAACCAAAAGTGTTCCTCAATTGGAGGTTAGCACTTTGCTTGTTGGGAAAGTGGTGGATGGAATGGATGTTGTAGCAAAGATGGCTAATGTCAAGGCAGTGCAAGAGAATACAGGATCACCATATTTCCA GGTGGCAAAGTTGATTGGTGATAAGAGAGCAATTGTGGCAGAAAGAGGATTCAATAGGCCCTATTCCAAAATCGTCATCACCAAATGTGGAGAATTGACTTAG
- the LOC131051062 gene encoding peptidyl-prolyl cis-trans isomerase CYP26-2, chloroplastic isoform X2: MIRQLPLPRATTTTISHDTITSILALSQPVNSALQCPKASRTWRCSARIPTAPKCCNARAHCTRRLLLQGPGLLLLSTAFCGSKKPAFAEEEEQTVTLTSQRLETVTCDELEVTKKVYLDVAIDGEAAGRIVIGLFGNDSPIGASRFAELAAGKRGVGYRKKEFVKITPSYIQNAGIRSYGVDAEIAKRSLLADELVEESVGLEKRCKGFKTFEGAVSLIVRDPSKPPSQIKLVAKGGKIEVQEEEVKPDPNGTEFVIATKSVPQLEVSTLLVGKVVDGMDVVAKMANVKGGKVDW, translated from the exons ATGATAAGGCAGCTTCCCCTCCCGagggcaacaacaacaacaataagccATGATACAATCACTTCAATTCTTGCCCTATCGCAACCAGTAAATAGTGCATTACAATGCCCTAAAGCTTCGCGTACCTGGAGGTGCAGCGCTCGAATCCCGACCGCTCCAAAATGCTGCAATGCCCGCGCTCACTGCACCAGAAGATTGCTTCTTCAAGGGCCCGGCCTGCTGCTGCTATCCACGGCATTCTGTGGCTCAAAAAAGCCGGCCTTTGCAGAGGAAGAAGAGCAAACCGTAACCCTCACCAGTCAGAGACTCGAAACCGTGACCTGCGACGAGCTGGAGGTTACGAAGAAGGTGTATTTGGACGTAGCAATTGACGGCGAAGCGGCCGGTCGCATCGTCATAGGACTGTTCGGCAACGATTCCCCCATTGGCGCCTCGCGATTTGCAGAGCTGGCCGCTGGAAAGCGTGGCGTAGGGTACAGGAAAAAGGAATTTGTAAAAATAACCCCCTCGTATATACAGAATGCTGGCATACGGTCATATGGCGTGGATGCCGAGATCGCTAAGCGTAGCCTTTTGGCTGATGAGTTAGTGGAGGAAAGTGTGGGGTTGGAAAAGAGGTGCAAGGGGTTCAAGACTTTTGAGGGGGCAGTGAGTCTTATTGTTAGGGACCCTTCTAAACCACCCTCACAAATAAAGTTGGTGGCCAAGGGGGGCAAGATTGAGGTGCAAGAGGAAGAGGTGAAGCCAGATCCTAATGGAACTGAGTTTGTGATTGCAACCAAAAGTGTTCCTCAATTGGAGGTTAGCACTTTGCTTGTTGGGAAAGTGGTGGATGGAATGGATGTTGTAGCAAAGATGGCTAATGTCAAG GGTGGCAAAGTTGATTGGTGA